The Klebsiella aerogenes KCTC 2190 region AGAGCCTTGTCATTGGGTGATTTGAACAGCGCCTTCATGTCGTCGGACAGTTCGAAGTTCAGGTTCAGATTTTTCGGCGGAATCGGGTTCTTAAACCAGGTATCGAACCATTTCGCCGCTTCGCCAGAGGTCTGCGCCTGGGCAACGGTGTCATCTACCAGCGTTTTGAACGATGCGTCGTCTTTACGCAGCATGCAGCCATAGGCCTCTTTCGACTGCGGCGTACCGACGATTTCCCAGTTATCCGGTTTCTTCGCTTTTGCGCGCTCGCCGGCCAGCAGGGCATCATCCATCATAAAGGCCACCGCGCGGCCACTTTCCAGCGTACGGAAAGAGTCGCCGTGATCTTTCGCGCTGATGATGCGCATGTTCATTTTCTTCTCGTCGTTCAGCTTATGCAGCAGCACTTCCGAGGTGGTACCGGAAGTGACGACGACCGCTTTGTCTTTCAGATCCGGGAAGTCCTT contains the following coding sequences:
- a CDS encoding amino acid ABC transporter substrate-binding protein, encoding MQLRKLAAAMLVMGVTAGLAHAEDAAPAAGQSTLDKIAKNGVIVVGHRESSVPFSYYDNQQKVVGYSQDYSNAIVEAIKKKLNKPDLQVKLIPVTSQNRIPLLQNGTYDFECGSTTNNLERQKQAAFSDTIFVVGTRLLVKKGGPIKDFPDLKDKAVVVTSGTTSEVLLHKLNDEKKMNMRIISAKDHGDSFRTLESGRAVAFMMDDALLAGERAKAKKPDNWEIVGTPQSKEAYGCMLRKDDASFKTLVDDTVAQAQTSGEAAKWFDTWFKNPIPPKNLNLNFELSDDMKALFKSPNDKALN